A region of the Drosophila subobscura isolate 14011-0131.10 chromosome J, UCBerk_Dsub_1.0, whole genome shotgun sequence genome:
CCGGGATAAATGGACTCCCGCCCGATGGCCAGCAGAGTCCAGAAGGTGAGGCTGACCGTCAGGGCCAAGGGCACCACGTAGCTGGCCAGCAGAAAGtcccgcagcagccgcagtcgccGCGCCCGCAGGACATCGTAGACCAGCGCCAGGAGGTAGTAGGCGCACTGCAGCAGGCCGCACAGGAAGGTCAAATACTTGAGCTTGCCGCCAATGGGCGCCTCCAGCCGCAGCTCCACCGCCAGCCGTGGCAGCCGCGCGTAGAGGAAGTCGTAGCAGACGGCACAGCCGAGATGCGTGGCTGCCAcaagatgcagcagcaggcgcgtCTTGTACGCGTGCACAAAGCAGTGGCCGAGCTCCATTGGGGTACTGGCAGTGGGACTGCCACGGAAGTTGGCTAATGCGAACTTTAATTGGTCGGAAAAGCCCTTTAGACACGCAGCGGAACGCGGACAAGCGCTGCAGCTCGGGGAGACAATCAAAATGGAGGCAAGGAGCCGCCCTCCATCAATTGGCAATCCCTTCGGATGGATCAATATTTGCGGCACGACCTTGAGGCTGGCCAGCTGACGGCGAGGCCAAGGGATGACAGGGGTAGGGACAAGGGTCAGCGGCAATTACAGCGAGATGCGCactgtaaatatttgtctaTTTCCTCCTTTTGTCTCGCACTCTCTTTTTGCCGATAATTACAAATTAGCCAGCAGCCTCAACAGCACTCCTCCCCTCTCTTTCCCCCTCTCTTTCCACAGCATATGGCCAAGCAATTTGTACTGCCTGCTGACGGGCGTAACGAAGGTGGGACAGAGGCCGCAGGCGCATCGATTTCGAGCAGTTTTCAAGTGGGTTTCAGCCTCAGTTGCAGCGACGCACTTGAGGCTCTGGTGGCCTCCACTTGGACCCTGTGCTGGACATGCGGACAAGAAACTGCTGCGATGAGCTGTGGCCAAGTggacagcaacaggagcagcaagcGGGAGTGTTGAGTTCTAGGAGCAGTTCTCCTTCTTATTTCTTTCATAGGAATTCCGCAATGTTGTCGATTGAAATTTGATGTACAATCTGGGCTTTGAGTGGCGCGCCTATGCCTTAGGCTTTTGCCATGTTTTATCTGCAAAAAGGGAATTGAAGTGCAAGGTTTTCCCTTCGATTTTTGGCATTGGAAAGGGAATTAAAGTTCGAGGTTTTGGCTGCAATTTTTGGCACTAAAAAGGAATTAAAGTGTAAGTTTGAGCTGCGATTTGTACTGTCGTTAAAGTTGAATTTAAGTGCGAATTTTGTCTATGATTTTTGTTTCAGTTGCAGGCTCCAAAGACTGCGCAAAAAGTGCTGCTACGAGTCATATTATTTCCTTACTCCATCAACAATTTATGCCCCCAAGTAGCTGATTAGTTCAGGTATTCAAATTACAGCATTAATCCCACTTTAACGTTTGTTCTTTAGACATTTCTTGTAAAGACTTTTGCCTACTTTTAAGCCAGTTATTGACCAGCTTCAGCCGCAATTCACTCGATTCTCAAACCCTTTCCGCGATCACGCAGTCATCGATCAATTgtggaaattgtttgccagcagCGTGGCAGacgcaattcaattaaataacaGAGCCCAGACCCTGCAGCGTGCCcctgcaacgtgcaacgtggaATCAATCATGTTGCAGTCACCCACTGGCCGAACGGGGTTAACGACTTTGGCCAGCGAAGCTCCACAATTGACTGCCGTGTGCCCCCACGTGTGTTACATATCGAAGCTCTTATCACAGCTGATATTTTGGGCAAATAAACAGACAGGGGGGGGGATTGTCGCTTATCTGctgccccctgctgctgctgcacgtgcAGCAGAACCCATTGGCCATCGAAAAGCTATGGAAGGCATCATTAACACAGATGGGAAACTGCTGATAAGACAGCCACGACCTGGCTACGGCGACAGCCGTACAGCTGCCAGCTGTGGGCAAGGGACAACCTCCAGCGAAGGTagcaaggggcaggggcaggggcagcggcatgAAATGGAGTGGTGGAATATGGGATATTGATGGCATATGTATTTGCTCAGCGGAAGCGCCACACGTGTGTTCATTTTTGgggcgtttttttttggtgtttcaGATTTAAGCGCTGTCAGAGTGGGGAACAGAGGAAGTGCCAGCCTAAAGCAAATTCTCTCCCCAGAGGCAGATTTCACAACCAATACTCACCGCAGGCTCTTTTTGCGGTTCTTTTGTAGACTTTTTTGGAGACTCTTCGGCAGACTCTCCTGGTGGCTCTTGCTCGCCATATGGGAACGggcattgcacacacacacacacgcacatgcactCTTTGCTTCTAtgtctgtgtatctgctgGTGcttgtcttttatttatttgatttgtcgCGCGTCGTTTTGCCTTCACAGTTAATTTAcgagttttaatttattaaatcaacaaacagcaacagcaacagaaacagcagaaatcagccagcagacagcagacagcacagCCGCTTGGACTGGCCAGCTTGGGCCGCCCGTCCGTTCGTTCCAGCTTTGATAATCTTATTGTGGAGCTCCCCCCTGCTCTGCAGCGTCTGCGAGCGGCGGCTGAAACTCAATTGATGATACAATTGATGGAGCGGCGACGAGACAACATCCAGAAATAGAACACGTTAATTACGGGGCCAACCGATAAGAGTTACTGCTGGGCAGAGAAAAGGGGTGAGCAAAAGGGAAcggaaaaggcaaaggaaaaggcaaagcaaaaggcaaaggcaaaggcaaaatgcaaagccacaacagagagccaaagccacagcagagagagTCGTCAAAGTTGAGCAAGGCAATGGGCAGCAGAATTATTCGTAGCTGGCAGAGAATTTTAGCTCCCAGAGAACAGCTCCAGGCTCCGGGGGAGATCTACAGTAGAATTAACTCTCAAACGAAATCTAAAGTGAAATATTTCTGCAGAAAGCGTGGCACTCCCCGACATCTGAAAAGTAATTttacacactccacacacactaTCTACACACACCATCTACGGTGTAGACTTTAcaccatccagccagccatgcATTGGCCTGTATAATCCGTGTAAATATTTAGCCAGCAATTAGTACAAATGTCAAAGGCAAACATTGGTGTGTGCGCGCGCAGCTTATCAGCCAACAGCCGcggaatacaacaaaatacaccACAATGGGCCATGCTCCCCTGTCTTGGGTGTAGTCCACTGAGATTGGCTTGCTAAGTGGCGGGAATTGAGTTGTTCCCTAATACACCAAAAGACATTGCGTCTGGCGGTGTTGCCCCTTTGATGacggactgggactgggccagAGGTTGAGCTTCAGATTGGGTTTGCCCTTTCATAAAATCCGACAATGACAATGGACAACATTCAGCCAGCCAAATTCGCTTAtcaattgcagctgcaagaTGTTTGTTTTTAGGAACATTTTGGGGCTAcgaatgtaaatatgtaaatggagTAAGAAGGGAGTAAATGGagtaaaaaatgtatttccccAAGTATTCTTAGTGTATTATCATCATTTATCTATTTCATAATCTCCAACCACATTTATGGCACACTCAAAGTTGACAATTTTCTAGCATAGCCCATCTGTTCGTAGCCGTATTTGCCATACAAATTTGTAGGCTAGTGTTAAGTAGTGGGCTCTGCCTTCGCTCTTTTGTTTAACAATCCACTTTAGTTGTCTGCAGAAATCGaaagcaaatataaatataaatatccatGCTGTCTAGCCTCAATCTAGACTTGCTTTGGGACATTCTACTGCGTGCATTTACAATTATGAAACGCAGATACTAGATCGAGGCTGCTaatgtttggctttgttttgcttcgaTTTTGGCGACAGCAAATAGGACCACGGGGGGAGAGCTGAGTGCTCAAAATCTCGCACTCAAAAGAGCAGCGCAAAACGAACTCTCTTGAGCGTAGGCAGggtaagagagagggagagagatggagtGTTAGTGAGTGTGGAAGAGGgtgtgagagggagagtgcgGGAGTGTGAGAGCGAGTTCTGAGTGCTTCTTGTGTGCCGCTCAAGAGAGAGTGCCGCTCTCAAGACTTTTTTCTACTTCTATTCTTTGTCCGTCTTCGTGTTGCGGGTTTGagtttaaataataaataaataaaagattgtTCGACTCCTTTGagccttttcctttgcttatTGGCAGCTCAGCACTGATTGAGttcctttcaatttgtttcacACAACAGCTAGAGGGATAGataataatattcaacatcTTTTTTGAAgtgaaattcatttgaattaattttgtgaATGGCGAGGACGCACCACaaaagagccacagccagcagacagacagtcagtcaTCATTCGTGTTTCACCACCTCTGAGGTTGTGGCACCCGGCACCCGGCAACCGGCAACACGAGAAGCCAAAGCCGAGCCGAGTTCTGACAGCAAAAACTTTGCCCatctcttcctgctgctgctgttggctgttggctgttgttgccttcTGCTCCTTGAGTTGGTGGCCCCCCAACGTCTGGGCTCTGGCTACACCCCTTTTTATGCCGCACTTTAGCTAAGAATTTTCTCTAATGACTTAAACGCGGTAACCACTAAAACATTTACAGCGCACCCCCGCCCCACCCAGCCTCTGGCAGGGTTTAGGGTTTAGGTAAAAGCCGTGTCGTTTTTGGCTGTGGAAGTGGAGGGACTGAGGAGGAAGTGTGCACTGTGCTGGAGTGGCGCTTTTCTGCGCAAATTTTCCACGAAAACCGCAAGTAGAAAACTCATTAAGCGAAAAGCATTTGGCGGCAAAGTAGACTCCAAAAACGGGCGTGAGGCGTGACTGCCACATACATAGAAACCcccccatgccacacagcatAGCAGCCAGCGCAGCATCTCCCCCAGCAACTTAGTTTCAGGGCTCAAGCTCTAAGATCTGGTTTCTTCGTACTAGTGCGGGGCGGTGCCTATTACATGTGTAATTATGtacaaagtacatacatacatacatatgtatgtacatatattttatggctttgTTTTACATCAGAATTTACATTCCAGATGCTGGACCGAAAATATTTTCCCTATTTTGTATGActgaaattcaatcaaaaatatTATCAGCGCTGCCCCGTTACTGTCTGCCACTATTACTAGTTAGTTGAAGCTACTAATTCCGAGCATAAATTGCCAAATATTATGGCAAAATCTTCTAGCAAATATTATACGAAACAGACTGTCCAAATCTTCCAGCAAAATCTTGCATCTTTCTTACAATCTTTTCTCTCcccagcagacagacagtcacTGTTTTTGCATGAACCCAGGAGTTGGGTTAACTATTTGAAAGTCTTATCGACATCAAGGCatcaaatccaaatcaaatcCCATTGGCCTCATCATCAGCATGGGCCAAAGTTTTTTCTGGCAGCTTCAATGTGTCCCATTGTCCCTTGTTCCATGTTTGGCCTAAGCCTGTCAAACCAGCGCTCAATCCGTTTCCCATCCCGTTCCCAtttgtgccgctgcctctgccgctgcctctgccgctgtccaTGCCCCGCTCCTTGTTCATGTTCCAgtccctctcgctctcccacttCATGCTCCTTCTAGTCCGTTGTCAATGAAGatgtttctctctgtctctctctctctctctctctctctctctctctgtgtgctttgcaaatttgtgtattttttgttgggacTGAGAGTTCTCGCGTTAATATTTGGATTGCgtgcatttgtgtttgtttttcggttgTGGCCAGGAACACGACGCGTGCGTTGCCAAATAAATCCGCTATAAGCCCTTtgcgcaaaaaaagaaacgcagAAAATTCGCTGGGTTTTGTTCCCAATATTTCACAAAAGTTGTGCTTATccctttacttttttttgctgtattttttgttggttttggtgtGTTTTTTGCATTCGAATTCGCATGTTTAAATTTCGGTCTCTGATATTTGAAATTCGATTTCTTTGCTcgcaaatacaaacaaacacacacatatgtacatgcatgtgtgtacatgtacatgtagctgtgtgtgtgtgcatattcTCTGTGTTTTACCTTTTTATCATTCCATCTCCGTGCCGCTCCACGTGGcgtttgcttatttttgcgCGGAATATTTCGCTGTCtgttgggggttggggcaggggcttaggactggggctggggctggggaggggctttgtggctgtggcggttTGCGTGTGAAAACTGGCAAGTGCGTAGCCGTTGCCTGAGAAGTCATCGAATGACCTCCGCGGGCCCCTGTCGCTGTCcgattttaaaaattcaaattgctGTAATTGCAGCCTGCAGCGGCAAACGGCAACTGACAGCTTAATAAGCATTCGGCGGGCACTTTAATTGCCGGGAATGTGGacacactggcactggcctgTCTGTGTCCTGCAGCTTTTAGCAGCAGCGAGCACCCAAGGACCCGCCCGGATGCTGACTGCAGCAGGATGCAGCTCCCAAAGGTCAGCCCAAGGACAAgccaccccaaccccaacccccgGGCgtcaaatgcacaaaaatctCACCAAAATCGATACTCAGGGAAGACTgctgcggcatgcggcatggcTACGCgtatttgcattaaattatgCGACGAGCTGCGGAAATGTTTGCCATCAAATGGGGGACACAAGATGGAGGATGCAGGGACTGAAGGACTGAAGGCAACGCTAAGTGCGGCGGAAACAATTTCCCTcttcagagcagagcagagagagagagagagaaaaaccataaaaggaaataaaagGGAAGGAAGGGAAGACGGCAGCAGGTCCTTGTTAAAGCCAAGCGCTgacgacacacaaaaaacagttTTTCCCTCTCTGAAATTGTAACAGAAATCCCTCAAAAACATCtgcaacgaggaggaggaggactgcctgccctgcccccccaGCTCGACTTTGCTTGATGTGTGGAGCGGgtcttgcctttgccttctgccttgTGCCTGTTACTGCTGTGGGTACAGTGCACACACGCTGGCGTGGACAGAGGTTTCTGCAGATAGCTAGGCAAAAGGCAGCTGTTCGTTCATGGAATTTTCACTGTTTTTTCGCTCTCTAAAGcgctcacacacacgcccaGACACAGGTAGGCATTTGTAATTGTTTCCTCTGCGGCTTTATGAGTTCCTCATGCATCGTGCCCAGCCACAGAGGCAGCCCTCCAGCAGCCAGGCAACCCCTTCACGAGGAGCACCTGCGGCAGCACCACACCACACGGCTCTGCATTTTAATCGTCATCATTAGGGTGGAGACGGTGGGCGCTGCTTtttctcattcattcatttcatctTTGAATTCCACACTAAACCctcgcagagagagagagggctgccacacgtggatctGCATTAAAACTTGCCTGTGGCTGGCACTATTTTTGCATAGCTGTtcttggctttgccttttgctttgctaCTAAAATCGTCGCACAAAAGGAAGACACTCCTTGCAGTGTGCTTATTGGACATGAAAGTcaaaatttgcattgattttatGTGGCGTTATGGCCATGGACAAAGGCGACTCCGCTGTTGGAGTTCGTGGAATTGCGCTGAGACATCATTAGATTCCTTTCAACAAGCAcaaaggcagcggcaatggACAATACGGAACAGGCACAGGGCCAGGGCTCAGGGCAcacagaaaggaaagaaagaaaaaaccttGTCCCTGCCCAGTTGGGTGGCTCTCTCGctggttgtggctgtgtccCACCGcttctcaaatatttatgaaatgtGTTGTAAGTAGCAAATTGTGTTGTCGGCTTTTGCCTTGCCCTCCTTTCAGCAGTTCTTCCCTTTTGCCGCTTTTGCAGAGTCATTCAAGCGACGCCTGGACTGTGTCcgccttttatttatttatttatttatgtccCGTCCCTGCTTTGGCGCACTTTGTGCAgaacttattttaattttaatagaaATTAATGAGGTAATCTGCCTTCAGATTCGGCCTTTGcccttgcctctgcctttgctttccCTGGATTATAATTTGGAACTTTTTTGCTGGGTAAATCTGCCACAGATTTATTTCTGATTGTAATTGTGCGAACGCTCGACTTGGCCTCAAAGAGTTTTCCTTTCCTGCAATTTATTGACGAATTGTTAAAGCTGCCAAAGAGTGAGAGGAGTTCTGGGCAGGTGCTCAGCCCGGTCTGAAGTCTGAACTCCTTTTGTGAATTCCTCTTGGCTCATGTAAGCTctggggctgcggctgtggctcaCGGTTGGGCGCCTGCTCGAAAGCCGCACTCCCTCCACGGCGCGGGCCACTCAATTATGAAAGTATAGACAAAATATCTCGtaattagcagcagcagcagccagccaccccCTCGAGGCTTACAGGTAGGCCGCAGCGCCGATtaggtgtgtgggtgtgctgctGGCAGACACTGTGCTGGCTGGAGTGCGCTGCCATGAGCACCAATTAGTAATACATGAGGGTAAGtgatgtacgtatgtacatgtatacatacatacattttacataattacatacatttttacataattacataagtatttatgtacaagAAATTAGGATTAATTTCGCACACTTTAGGCGGTTGCATAAgcaaaatacataataatatatttttacatatttacataaaaacatacatatatttacatatacatttttttagcCATAAATAAAGGCTTTCAAATTGCTTTCTTttattgccaaaaatatatttctgttgCAAATAATTCCTAcatgaatatttcaaaaattatttccaaatattttacGCATTGAAAATAATTATCAGCGAAATCTGACTCATAATTCTGCAGTCAAACTCAAGgttttccacacattttcaGTGGAAAATCAAGCCAAAAGATAAGCCACACTGCCGCTGAAATTTCTGTGAATATTTCCCCTTAGCTACCCTCTCCTTACACACCCTTCGCTCCTCTtgcattaatttatgcaaacctCTTGCAATTTCCCCACAACGAAAAAACCTTCCCGAGGGGCCAGCGCGTGTCGATTTGTAGGGCACGCTGCCCGTCCGTCGAGATTCATTTTGTGCAGAGTCCAAGTTCAAGTCCTGCTCGTTGCTTGTCTTAAAACAAAATGGGTTTTTTTGCGTACACGAATAAACTTGCAGCAAAATGTCGTCGTCCTGGACCTCGCTGACCTAATAAACTGGGATATTGCGAGAGGACTTCAAGTGCCCAGAGGGAGGGAGATCTCCGGGTCTCTGGTGCTCATTACACGCGAATTCGCGTTTGCCTTTCCGCTTATTAACATAATGAAGAATGAAAaggaagtggcagcaggcaggagggaCGAAATGAGCAACCAACGCGGCGCAGTCGAGCGAGCAAAGCGGGGCAAAAAGCTgtcaaataaagcaaaagcaaagccccACCACCCAGGCAATATTTCCAGTCGTTATGCTAATAAATTCACACAACTTGAACTCAGAGATGTGCCAGTGATTCCTTCTCTTCCCAATACATTTGACTTAATTAATGGCAGCAGCGTCTTCCGCGGCATGCGCCGCTCTGCCCTGCTTCAGGACAATCTCCCGCAGATCCTTGCAACCGGCACAGCAGGACCTGGCCAGTGCCTCGCCCAGGAtcctcgcttgttcgtcctgTCCGAGCACTCggctctcctgctgcagctcgtgCTCCAGGCAGTCCCGCAGTTCCTCGCGCCCGAACAGCCGAAAGCTTACGATGGTCGTGTCCGCTGGCAGCTCGCGCTGCATCAACTCAAACTGCCGCCCATAGAGCTCCACCTCGAGGTCGATGACGTAGAGGACCAGCAGCGATTGGCGCTGCAGGCCGTCGCGCAGGAACTTGTTGTAGCTGGCCACAATGTGGTGGTCGCAGGGCTCCAGGTGGTCGACGACCAGCAGATTCGTGCCGCAGTCGGACAGCTCGGCGAGCACTTGACGCAGCGCGGCGCAGTCCCGCTCCTCGCCCGGCAAGCAGGGAGCGCCCGAGAAGGCGTGGATGTTGCCCGGCCAGGGAAAGTAGTGGCTCAGCGCGGAGACAGTCAGCGTCTTGCCCACACCGGGCGGACCCAGCAGCACGAGGGACTGGAACTGCCGCTGGCGCCTGACGGTGCGCTCCATGCGTGCcagggcctgctgctggttgagCACCTGCTGGCCAATCAGCCGGAAGAGAGTCTTCGTGTCCAGCGGCTGATTGCAGTAGTGCTGCGTCGCAGCGTCATCCAAGCTGCGTCCACCGCGTCCACGCTGCTCCACCGCACGGCTGAGCAGCTCGGGCAGCCCGAGGAAATTCACAGCCGACTCCCACATGCCCTTCATGCGGTCGATGGCGCCCGGATTGGAGTCACCCGCCGCCACATCCATGCCCATGAGCATGAGCACGCCCAgcagtgccacgccccccGTGGCAATGGCCAGCCCCTGAAACACATTCATTTTCCGGGCAGAGC
Encoded here:
- the LOC117893260 gene encoding androgen-induced gene 1 protein — protein: MELGHCFVHAYKTRLLLHLVAATHLGCAVCYDFLYARLPRLAVELRLEAPIGGKLKYLTFLCGLLQCAYYLLALVYDVLRARRLRLLRDFLLASYVVPLALTVSLTFWTLLAIGRESIYPGLLDLIYPAWLNQTLHSFVVLYALLELCLTQHRYPPRSRGLAGLALFMAAYLAWMHFIWLRTGIWVYPFLGALSATVRLLFLALIVGLSFVYYLLGERVNAVLWPRSCGLRRWSSSE
- the LOC117893426 gene encoding uncharacterized protein LOC117893426; the encoded protein is MSSSNVRSSRSRGSGADAEDPRTRGILPNTSCRNFRQRLRSARKMNVFQGLAIATGGVALLGVLMLMGMDVAAGDSNPGAIDRMKGMWESAVNFLGLPELLSRAVEQRGRGGRSLDDAATQHYCNQPLDTKTLFRLIGQQVLNQQQALARMERTVRRQRQFQSLVLLGPPGVGKTLTVSALSHYFPWPGNIHAFSGAPCLPGEERDCAALRQVLAELSDCGTNLLVVDHLEPCDHHIVASYNKFLRDGLQRQSLLVLYVIDLEVELYGRQFELMQRELPADTTIVSFRLFGREELRDCLEHELQQESRVLGQDEQARILGEALARSCCAGCKDLREIVLKQGRAAHAAEDAAAIN